A genomic stretch from Candidatus Omnitrophota bacterium includes:
- the budA gene encoding acetolactate decarboxylase has translation MRIKRIHWLIVSIIFFLFLFSIHSCQQKPKDTLYQVSTIDALLDGAYDGEISFGEIKKHGNFGIGTFDGIDGEMIALDGKFYQVKADGKVYRVSSGTKSPFADVCFFRPEQKIVIKKKLTFDELKQFLDKLLPTKNIFYAIKIKGNFDYVKARSVPKQKRPYPPLAEAAKDQVVFEFKDKVGIIVGFYSPNYIKGVGVPEYHMHFLQNNRKKGGHILDLIISHAVIEIDYLDKFYLVLPKNASFLNADLAKDRQTELQRVEK, from the coding sequence ATGAGAATAAAAAGAATACATTGGCTTATTGTTAGCATCATTTTCTTTCTTTTTCTTTTTTCTATTCATTCTTGTCAACAAAAGCCAAAAGATACGCTTTATCAGGTTTCAACGATTGATGCGCTTTTGGATGGGGCGTATGACGGTGAAATAAGTTTTGGTGAAATTAAAAAACATGGAAATTTTGGCATTGGTACGTTTGATGGCATTGATGGAGAAATGATTGCTTTGGATGGTAAATTTTATCAGGTTAAAGCTGATGGAAAAGTTTATCGTGTTTCTTCAGGTACAAAAAGTCCCTTTGCTGATGTTTGTTTTTTTAGGCCAGAGCAAAAGATTGTCATCAAGAAAAAGCTTACCTTTGATGAACTTAAGCAGTTTTTGGATAAATTGCTTCCAACAAAAAATATTTTTTATGCAATTAAAATTAAAGGGAACTTTGATTATGTTAAGGCCCGAAGCGTTCCGAAACAAAAAAGGCCATATCCGCCTTTAGCTGAAGCTGCAAAGGATCAGGTTGTTTTTGAGTTTAAGGATAAAGTTGGAATAATTGTTGGGTTTTATTCGCCTAATTATATTAAAGGTGTTGGTGTTCCAGAATATCATATGCATTTTTTGCAGAATAATCGAAAAAAAGGTGGGCATATTCTCGATTTGATAATTAGCCATGCAGTTATTGAAATTGATTATTTGGATAAGTTTTATCTTGTTTTGCCGAAAAATGCCTCTTTTTTGAATGCTGACTTAGCAAAAGACAGGCAAACAGAGCTTCAAAGAGTCGAAAAATAA